One Vibrio pomeroyi genomic region harbors:
- a CDS encoding isoamylase early set domain-containing protein: MINKRFFKTKDEVEVTFELEAQEANSVSIVADFLDWKATPMKKLAKGKVYKFKTRLPKDGEFQFRYLVDDQQWVNDSNADRYIPNEFGEDNCLVSTVNA; this comes from the coding sequence ATGATTAATAAACGTTTTTTTAAGACGAAAGATGAAGTGGAAGTGACCTTCGAGCTAGAAGCTCAAGAAGCGAACTCTGTATCCATTGTTGCTGACTTCCTTGACTGGAAAGCCACGCCAATGAAAAAACTGGCGAAAGGAAAAGTCTACAAATTCAAAACTCGCTTACCTAAAGATGGCGAGTTTCAATTTCGCTACTTAGTTGATGATCAGCAATGGGTAAACGATTCGAATGCCGACCGTTACATTCCCAATGAATTTGGCGAAGACAACTGCCTAGTGTCGACGGTTAACGCTTAA
- a CDS encoding peptidoglycan DD-metalloendopeptidase family protein, which translates to MYSKIFPSPFAELSPVKKVAILGLPLIAAIGVALQSSQSDLTKTIDLDLPDSTVIESILSPSSVTVIEPPTFEYQIQTGDNLSSIFTQLGFSYKSMMSVMETDLNFLALDTLRPGNTLRFWRDEAMGDLSKMELQFSVADKVVYRLLEDGTYEFEDISIPGEWKQRPLVGDIHGSFSMSANKAGLNSLEIDHIVTLLKDKLNFSRDLRAGDQFEVLQKAQFVDGVATGKREIEAIKIINRNRVVSAYLHTDGQYYDADGDSLQRAFQRYPVSSSWRQSSQFNPKRLHPVTGRISPHNGTDFATPIGTPVQATGDGKVIMTRKHPYAGNYVVIQHGSTYKTRYLHLSKILVRKGQTVSRGQRIGLSGKTGRVTGAHLHYELIERGRPVDAMKANIPMADSVPKKEKATFTAARDEADKLLKAALETRNLAMVNNASK; encoded by the coding sequence GTGTATTCAAAAATATTTCCCTCTCCGTTTGCTGAGCTTTCACCTGTAAAAAAAGTAGCTATTCTGGGACTGCCACTTATTGCTGCGATTGGTGTTGCTTTGCAATCGTCACAATCGGATCTGACGAAAACGATCGATCTTGATTTACCCGACTCAACCGTGATTGAGTCTATTCTGTCACCTTCTTCTGTTACTGTTATCGAGCCGCCAACGTTTGAGTACCAAATTCAAACGGGCGATAACTTAAGTAGCATCTTCACTCAGCTTGGGTTTTCTTATAAATCGATGATGAGCGTGATGGAAACCGATTTAAACTTCCTTGCGTTAGACACGCTTCGTCCGGGTAACACATTGCGCTTTTGGCGTGATGAGGCGATGGGCGATCTTTCTAAAATGGAACTTCAATTTAGTGTTGCTGATAAAGTGGTTTACCGACTACTTGAAGATGGCACATACGAGTTTGAAGATATCTCTATTCCGGGCGAATGGAAGCAGCGACCTCTGGTGGGTGATATTCATGGCAGCTTCTCAATGTCGGCGAATAAAGCTGGCCTGAACAGCCTTGAGATTGACCATATTGTGACCCTTCTTAAAGACAAGCTGAACTTCAGCCGAGACTTACGTGCTGGCGATCAGTTTGAGGTGCTTCAGAAAGCGCAATTCGTTGATGGTGTTGCTACGGGCAAACGCGAAATTGAAGCGATTAAGATCATTAACCGCAATCGTGTTGTTTCTGCCTACCTTCATACTGATGGCCAATATTACGACGCAGACGGCGATAGCCTTCAACGTGCTTTCCAACGTTATCCTGTAAGTAGCAGCTGGCGTCAGAGTTCTCAATTTAACCCTAAACGTCTACACCCGGTGACTGGCCGAATCTCACCGCACAACGGTACCGATTTCGCGACACCAATTGGCACGCCTGTTCAAGCAACGGGTGACGGCAAAGTGATCATGACGCGTAAACACCCTTATGCGGGTAACTATGTGGTGATCCAACACGGTAGCACTTATAAAACGCGTTACTTGCACTTAAGCAAGATCCTTGTTCGTAAAGGACAAACGGTATCTCGTGGTCAACGTATTGGCCTATCGGGTAAAACAGGTCGAGTGACAGGTGCTCACTTGCACTATGAACTGATTGAACGTGGTCGTCCTGTTGATGCGATGAAAGCGAATATCCCAATGGCCGATTCTGTGCCTAAAAAGGAAAA